The Candidatus Paceibacterota bacterium sequence CGGCACGAACTGCATTTGCCGATACCGCTGCAGAAACATGGCATTCTTCCAGCGTTGGTCGCGGATACGCGGTTCATGCCTCAAATGAAATACGTAGCCGCCCTCCTTGCAATAAGTCATGGCCGCACGGAATTTTGCTTTCCATTCGGGTAGATGCTCGTCCAGTTCGCTGGTGGGCTTCACCTCAACAAGAATAGGAGCGCGGTAAGGCCCAGGATAAGCCCGATAAGTCACCAGATAGTCAGGCGTATAAGGATAGGTTTGCCCGTTAGAACCAATAAACTCGATGGTCGCAGGTTGCGAAACCACATCCAGCACCGTTCCGTCCGTTTCAAGTCGGATCAAAAAGTCGCGTTCCAACGTAGACTCGAAGTCTACTGGACCCACGCCGCGAAACGGATAAAGCCCGGAAACACTACGCCGGGTCGTACCGATCTTGCGCCTGGAGGGGTTATCAACTTTGTTGCA is a genomic window containing:
- a CDS encoding heteromeric transposase endonuclease subunit TnsA; translated protein: MNINSCNKVDNPSRRKIGTTRRSVSGLYPFRGVGPVDFESTLERDFLIRLETDGTVLDVVSQPATIEFIGSNGQTYPYTPDYLVTYRAYPGPYRAPILVEVKPTSELDEHLPEWKAKFRAAMTYCKEGGYVFHLRHEPRIRDQRWKNAMFLQRYRQMQFVPEESEWIIGNLRQMGTATFDHLLARHFFGEVDRAIGISHLWHLLATARMECDWSQPLSHASELWVPDHD